From Calonectris borealis chromosome 9, bCalBor7.hap1.2, whole genome shotgun sequence, one genomic window encodes:
- the SKIL gene encoding ski-like protein: MESPQINFPLGLVSDQKRSGIQEDGSPPLKKAMTEMHVNSKVRVVINKLPTIKKENLDEYDETPVEADGETAKPNSTSLSEPLNLNPGLKHTLAQFHLSSQSSLGGPAAFSARYSQESMSPTVFLPLPSPQILSGPLLIPPDSSTELTQTILEGESISCFKVGGEKRLCLPQVLNSVLRDFSLQQINTVCDELYIYCSRCTSDQLHILKVLGILPFNAPSCGLITLTDAQRLCNALLRPRTFPQNGSFLPGKNTLAQLKETGSAFEVEHECLGKCQGLFAPQFYLAPDDPCIQCLECYGMFSPQTFVMHSHRSPDKRTCHWGFESAKWHCYLHINQKYLGTSEERELKHLLEEMKEKFSEKNQKRTRSKADSQQSLELSQWYPVIKQEAETDPQPPSFFHPSYYLYMCDKVVAPNVSLASQYKDVAKTTVRASEIIKSSPGQSEKKLSSGKHKKAASYPELSLEEQEKIDLKSGVEQHKHLDPPVSTRSARGGKSERVSSKITRDSSRVEVGNDVRTLSPTLMKDISCEDDKGKIMEEVMKTYIKQQEKLNTILRRKQQLQMEVEMLSNSKAMKELTEEQQNLQKELECLQTEHAQRMEEFYFEQRDLEKKLDQVMKQKCSCDSNLEKDKEAEYAAQLAELRQRLDHAEADRQELQDELRQEREAREKLEMMIKELKLQILKSSKNGKGK, encoded by the exons ATGGAAAGCCCACAAATAAACTTCCCTCTAGGTCTAGTTTCAGACCAAAAAAGAAGTGGGATCCAAGAGGATGGGAGtcctccattaaaaaaagcaatgacaGAAATGCATGTAAATAGCAAAGTACGAGTTGTAATAAATAAATTGCCAAcaataaagaaggaaaacttgGACGAATATGACGAAACTCCTGTGGAGGCTGATGGGGAAACCGCCAAGCCAAACAGTACTTCACTATCTGAGCCTTTGAATTTAAATCCAGGTTTGAAACACACGTTGGCACAGTTCCACCTGAGCAGCCAGAGTTCACTGGGTGGACCAGCAGCTTTTTCAGCTCGTTATTCCCAGGAAAGTATGTCACCCACTGTCTTCTTGCCTCTTCCATCACCGCAAATACTTTCTGGTCCACTGCTCATTCCTCCGGACAGCTCCACAGAACTCACCCAGACTATACTGGAGGGGGAATCTATCTCTTGTTTTAAAGTCGGAGGAGAAAAAAGACTTTGCCTGCCTCAAGTGTTAAATTCAGTTCTCCGAGACTTTTCATTGCAACAGATCAATACGGTGTGTGATGAACTGTATATATACTGCTCAAGGTGCACTTCCGACCAGCTTCATATTCTGAAGGTTTTGGGAATTCTTCCATTTAATGCTCCGTCCTGTGGGCTAATTACGCTCACTGATGCTCAGAGACTATGCAATGCTTTACTACGTCCTCGCACTTTTCCGCAAAATGGCAGTTTTCTCCCTGGTAAGAACACCTTGGCCCAACTGAAAGAGACTGGCAGTGCCTTTGAAGTAGAGCATGAATGCCTGGGCAAGTGCCAGGGCTTGTTTGCACCTCAGTTCTACCTTGCGCCGGATGACCCGTGTATCCAGTGTTTGGAGTGCTATGGGATGTTCTCACCCCAGACGTTTGTGATGCATTCGCACAGATCCCCAGACAAGAGGACCTGCCACTGGGGATTTGAATCGGCCAAGTGGCACTGCTACCTGCATATCAACCAAAAATACTTAGGAACGTCGGAGGAGCGGGAACTGAAGCATCTCTTGGAGGAAATGAAGGAGAAATTTAGcgagaaaaatcagaaaagaactCGGTCCAAA GCAGATTCACAGCAGAGCCTGGAATTATCGCAGTGGTATCCAGTTATCAAGCAAGAAGCAGAAACTGATCCTCAGCCACCCTCCTTTTTCCATCCCAG TTACTACCTTTATATGTGTGATAAAGTGGTTGCTCCAAATGTATCTCTTGCATCACAATATAAGGATGTTGCAAAAACAACAGTCAGAGCTTCAGAAATCATTAAATCCTCACCTGGACAGTCAGAGAAGAAGCTCAGCAGTGGAAAGCACAAAAAAGCTGCCTCCTATCCAGAGCTTTCTcttgaagaacaggaaaaaattgaCTTGAAATCTGGTGTGGAGCAGCATAAACATTTAG ATCCACCTGTGTCAACTCGTTCTGCAAGAGGTGGAAAATCTGAACGTGTTTCTTCTAAAATCACTAGAGACTCTAGCCGTGTCGAAGTAGGTAATGATGTGCGAACCTTGTCCCCTACTCTCATGAAAGACATCAGTTGTGAAGATGACAAGGGAAAGATCATGGAAGAAGTAATGAAAACCTACatcaaacagcaagaaaaactaAATACTATTTTGCGGAGGAAACAGCAACTTCAAATG GAAGTGGAAATGTTAAGCAACTCTAAAGCTATGAAGGAACTAACTGAAGAGCAGCAGAATTTACAAAAAGAACTTGAATGTTTGCAAACAGAGCATGCTCAAAGAatggaagaattttattttgagCAGAGAGACTTGGAGAAGAAACTGGACCAAGTGATGAAGCAAAAGTGTAGCTGTGACTCCAATTTAGAAAAAGACAAGGAAGCTGAATATGCAGCACAG CTAGCAGAACTGAGACAGAGATTGGATCACGCAGAGGCAGATAGACAAGAGCTTCAAGATGAACTGAGACAAGAACGAGAGGCAAGGGAAAAGTTAGAGATGATGATAAAGGAATTGAAGCTACAGATCTTGAAATCttcaaaaaatggaaaaggaaaatag